The following nucleotide sequence is from Pseudobdellovibrionaceae bacterium.
GTCGTTTACCTTTGATTTCTTTGTCGATAAACTGAGTCGTATAGGTGCCATCCAAAAACGTCGGATGGTCAAGAATGTTCTTATGAAGAACAATATTGCTCTTTACCCCAGTCAGCATGAACTCAGCTAAGGCTCTTTTTAGGCGGCGAATACACTCTTCCCGACTGTGTCCCCAAACAATGAGTTTGGCGATCATTGGGTCGTAGTAAATTGGGATTTCGTAACCAGGATATGCATAGCCATCTACCCGGACGAAGGGTCCCTGGGGGATTCGACAGCGGCGAATCTTGCCTGGGCACGGAGTGAAGTTGACTGGGTCTTCAGCGCAAATCCGGACCTCAATGGAGTGCCCTTTCTGAGTGATCTCTTCCTGCTTAAAGGAGAGCTTCCTTCCCGCAGCAACAAAGATCTGCTCCTGGACCAGATCGACTCCAGTGACCATTTCGGTGATCGGATGTTCAACCTGAAGGCGGGTATTCATCTCCATGAAGAAGAACTCTTTGGTGCTATTGTCAAAAATAAACTCGACCGTTCCGGCGCCAACGTAGCTAATGGTCTCAGCGGCGCGAACCGCGACGCGACCCATTTCCTCCCGGACCTCTTGTGGTACGGAAATGCTGGGGCTCTCCTCAATGATCTTTTGATTTCTGCGCTGAACAGAACACTCGCGTTCAAAAAGATGAACGACATTACCATGTTTATCTCCAAACACCTGAATTTCAATGTGCTTGGGGTTTTGAATAAACCTCTCAATAAAAACACGATCGTCGCCAAAATAATTTTTGCCTTCAAACTGACAGGCACGAAAGGCGCTGGCCAGTTCATCGGGGCCATGGGCCACGCGAATCCCTTTTCCGCCGCCACCGGCAGAAGCTTTGATCATTACCGGGTAACCAATGCGTTCAGATTCTGATTTGGCATGATCCAAGTCCCGAATGACTCCATCGGACCCAGGAACCGTTGGCACCCCGGCTTCAATCATCAAATCACGGGAAGAGAGCTTGTCCCCCATTGCGATGATATTGTCTGGGGTGGGTCCAATAAAGGTGATGCCCGCCTCTTCAACCTTTCTGGCGAAGTCGGCGTTTTCACTCAAAAAGCCGTAGCCCGGGTGAATGGCGTCTGCGCCACACTCTTTAGCCACGTCAATGATCTTGTCGACAACTAAATAGGACTCCTTACTCGGCCCAGGCCCAATCATATAGGCCCTATCGGCGAGGAGGACGTGAGCACTGTTGCGATCGGCCTCGCTGTAGACGGCAATGGTTTCAATACCCAGCTCCCGACAACACCGGATCACTCGAATGGCGATTTCGCCACGATTTGCAATCAAAACTCGCTTAAACACCATTTCGTTCCCCCTCGGATTATAGCGGAATGTTGCCATGTTTTTTCGGCGGATTGGTGTCTCGCTTGTTTTTTAACATTTCAAGCGAATCAATAATTCTCTTTCGAGTCATGGCAGGCTCAATGACCTCATCCATATATCCCAGCTCGGCTGCGACATAGGGATTGGCGAAGGCGTCTTCATATTGCTTGGTCAGGCGTGCCTTTTCGGCAACAGGATCAGAGGCGTCTTTAATCTCCTGACGAGAAATGATGTTCACAGCTCCGTCCGCCCCCATCACCGCGATTTCAGCCGTTGGATAGGCCAGATTAATGTCTCCCCGCAGGTGCTTGGAGGACATTACGCAATAGGCTCCTCCATAAGACTTTCGGGTGACGACCGTAATCTTGGGAACGGTGGCCTCAGCATAGGCATAGAGGAGCTTAGCGCCATGAGTGATGATGCCATTCCACTCCTGATCGGTCCCAGGCAAAAACCCAGGAACGTCAACAAAGGTCAGGATCGGGATGTTGAAAGCATCACAAAAGCGCACAAAGCGGGCAGCCTTAATACTGGCCTGAATATTCAAGCAACCAGCCAACACCTTCGGTTGATTTGCGACAATGCCAACGCTGCGTCCATTGTATCGGCCAAAGCCAATGAGAATGTTTTGGGCGTAGTGTTTTTGAATCTCGAGGAAGTAACCCTCGTCGACAGTCTTCTGGATGATATCCAGCATGTCGTAAGGTTTCTTGGAGCTGTCAGGAATAACACTGTTCAGCGACTCGTCAATTCTGTCAGGCCGGTCAGTCGTTGGCAGAATTGGAGCGTCATCAAGGTTGTTTGAGGGGAGAAAATTAAGCAGTTCGCGGATCATCAGAAGACAATTGCGATCATCTTCGGTGGCAAAGTGGGCCACGCCCGACTTTGTACTGTGGGTTGAGGCTCCACCCAGCTCCTCTTTTGTAACATCCTCATGAGTGACGGCCTTAATGACATCGGGCCCGGTCACAAACATGTAGCTGGATTCCTTAACCATAAAAATAAAATCAGTCAGACTGGGGCTGTAAACAGCTCCTCCCGCACAGGGGCCCATAATCGCACTGATTTGGGGAACAACGCCTGAGGTGGTTACGTTGCGAAGGAAAATGTCGGAGTAACCGCCCAGGGCTTCAACACCCTCCTGAATTCGCGCCCCGCCGGAGTCGTTGAGGCCAATCATTGGCGCACCATTTTTAACCGCCAAATCCATGACCTTGCATATTTTGTTTGCCTGTGTGCGGCTCATGCTTCCACCAAAGACCGTGAAGTCCTGGCTATAGACGTAGACCAGCTTGCCATTAACACGACCGTATCCTGTAACCACGCCGTCGCCAGGAATCTTTTTTTCGCCCATGCCAAAGTTGTCACAGCGATGGGAAACAAAGCGGTCAATTTCAACGAAGCTTCCAGGGTCCAGAAGCACATCGAGGCGCTCCCTAGCCGTCAGCCGTCCGCCCTCTTTGTGTTTGCCAATTCGGTTTTCACCACCGCCCTGCAAGGCGACTTCGTTTTTGCCTTCCAATTGCCGTAGGCGTGTAGCCGTTAGCGAATCAGTCTCCACTTGCTCCATTCGTTCTCCCCCTCTTATGGGTAGTGGCGCCCGTACAATCTTGGGAATGGAATCGTCTCGCGGACGTGGCTCAGGCCACAAATCCAGGCCACAGTACGTTCAACGCCGAGACCAAATCCCGCATGTTGAAACGTCCCGTAGCGACGAAGATCCAAAAACCAAGCAAAATCTTTTTCATCCAAGTCATGTTCCTTGATCTTTCTTTGCAGAATCTCAAGGCTGTCTTCCCGTTGGCCACCACCAATTATTTCCCCATAGCCATCGGTTGCCAACAAATCGCAACTCATGCTGGAGCCCGGCTGATCAGGGTCTTCTTTCATGTAAAAGGCCTTAATTGCAGAGGGATAGTGGTGAACAAAAACAGGCTTTTCGTGCTTGGAACTGATGATGGTTTCATCAGTTCCGCCAAAATCATCACCAATAACAAAGTTGGGATTTTCCTTTTTAATAATCTGGGCTGCTTCATCGTAGTGAAGGCGCGGAAAAGGTGCCAATACCTTGGCGAGGCCAGACGTGTCCCGCTCCAGGACGGCCAATTCATCTGCCCTATTCTTGATAGTTCGCTGAACAATGTACTCAACGAACTGTTCAGCCAGCTCCATGTTGTCGTAAAGGTCGTTAAAAGCCACCTCGGGTTCAACCATCCAAAACTCGATCAGGTGCCGGCGGGTCTTGGATTTCTCAGCTCGAAAGGTGGGGCCGAAACAGTAAACCTTGCCGAAAGCGGCAGCGGTGGCTTCCATGTAAAGTTGCCCACTTTGCGAAAGGTAGGCCTTTTCATCAAAGTATTGAGTTTCAAACAGCGTCGACGTTCCCTCGCAGGCACTGGGGGTGAAAATCGGAGCATCTGTCAGAGTGAATCCTCTACCGTCAAAAAAGTCACGAATGGCACCGATTACTTCGGCACGAACTCTCAAGGCTGCGTGCTGTTTTCGCGAGCGAATCCACAGGTGACGATGAGACATTAAATAATCAGTGCCGTGTTCCTTGGGTGTAATGGGGTAGTCGACCGAAGGGGATAGAATTTCAAGCTTGGTGGCACCCATTTCAAAACCTCCGGGGCTGCGTTTTTCTTCGCGCACCGTACCCGTGACTTTGACACAAGCCTCTTGAGTCAGGTTGGCAAAGATCTCGAAAGCCTCAGGATCACACTCACCGCGAAAATAGATGCATTGGCAAATGCCGGTGCCGTCGCGAAGGAGGAGAAATTTGATCTTCCCGGAAGACCGAGTGTTATGGACCCAGCCGCGTAGTTCGACGGTTTGTCCAACATGGTCCTTTAAATCTGAAATATACGTCTTCATATGCGCCAACTGCTCTATATAATGGGTGATTTTCAACAAAGTAAGATTCCTACCATGCCAAATCCGGCAAGATCACCCAAAAAAGAGGCCATTTGTGCGCGCATTGGACGCAACGCAATATCTTAGGGGAGGATCGACATAATGGCGTGGCCGATATCTAGGCGTCCCTGTGAAGAATTTCGATAAAGAGCATCGAACTTCACTGTCGACAGCAGAATTTGTCTGATTTCACTGGCCGAGGCCTGGGGGCGGGTGCTCCAGATAAGGGCCGCGGTCCCAGCCACAAAAGGAGTTGCCATGCTGGTGCCTGTGGAGGACCGATAGCCACCTCCAGGTACTGTGCTGACGATTCGAGAGCCAGGTGCAAACAGGTGAACTCTCGAGTCCCCGTAGTTGGAGTGGTCAGCCATCAGGTCAAGATTGCCTGTAGATCCGACGGTGATTTGGGCAGGGTAGTTGTAAGAGGCGGGGTATTCCTTATCAACGTCAATGTTAGTAGACCGGTTGCCTGCAGCGGCCACGAACAAAATGTTATGGTTGGCAAGTGATGCAATCTTTTCGCCGAGAATTTGAGAGCATGGCGCCCCACCCCAGCTGGCATTGATAATTTTGGCTCCCATCTTGACCGCATAATCAATGGCGCGAACCGCATCGCCGAGGGTGCCCCCTCCAGTTGCATCGATAAAAGTCAGAGGGAGAATGGTGGCACCAGGCGCCACGCCCTGGACATGACCTGTTTGATGAACAATATCCGAGTGTTCGGCGGCAATAATACCGGAGACATGGGTGCCGTGAAAGGAGTTGTCGTAGACATGAGGAGAGTTGGCGACAAAGTCATAGCCAGAGACATCATCAATAAAGCCATTGCCGTCGTCGTCTACGCCATTTGAGGATTTGTCTTTTCCGGACGGATCGAGTCCGGACTCGCCGGGGTTTTTGTAGACGCGACCAGCGAGATTGGGGTGGGTGATATCCACGCCAGAGTCAATGACGGCAACCAAGATATTATCGCCGCGGACGTTCTTTTGCCAGGCGACGGAGGCATCAATGCGTTGGGTTCCCCAGTTGTCAGGGTAATCATACAGACTCGATGACTCCAGCTCAGCGTCGACGCGAACAACCTGATCCGCCTCAACAAAGTCAATCTTCTCCAGCTGTGGCTCAACAAAATCATCAATGAACTGAGCCCTTGAACTGCCGGCCTCAGTCGTCACGTGGCCGTTGCGCCAGCGAACAAGATACTGCCCAGGTACTGCTGTGGCCTGACATTCGTTGGCCGTTTTAGGAAATACGGTCTCACCGGAGCGAGGTTTGTCGCATCCGGTGAAAGCCGCAACAACAACTAATTGGGCAACAAAAATGTAAGCACGAGTGACATCCATGTCCAACGTTCCCCCTCCGTGGAGATTCTCGCACCCCCTGTATTATTGTGGTTATCCGGGCCCAAAATGGTTAGTCCGGATCCAATGAAATCGAGAATAGGAGAGGGTTTCTTCTAAACTGGACCTAGGCTGGATCTGGGCCATAATGACTGCTTTGGGTCCCTATAAGTGAGGGGTTTTAGGGCAGGGACAAGGACCAGGATTGGACGGCCTTTAAGAATTTCTGTCGGTGATGAATATCATTAAATAGGACGTCATCAATCACAGGAATTCCGGCTTTGAGCAGTTGGACCTCCTCAGCAAAGATGCCTGCACCCTGGCCGATGGGACTGCGAGCTGTATCATACGCTTGTGTATCATGCAGTCCGCAGCTTGGTGATCTGGACTTAAAGACAAATCCGCATACATTTGGGTGATTCCCAAAAAATCGATAGGCAGCCTGCCGCAGGCGAGTGCTGTAATCCACCCTGTAGTCACAGCGGAGGCGGGCCGATGGTCTCTGTGTAGGAGCGAATACCAAATCAATTGGCTCACGGGGAGTGGGCAGGCCAATGTCGACTTCCGGGCACACGGCAATCAACTCGAAGCCCTGCTCTTGCAAGTCAATCACGTGTCCGTTTTTTCTATTGCCCCCATCGTAACGGACGTTTTCACCCAAAAGGCAGCTGCTTACGGCGATTGAAATGGTGTTAGTGACAGTTGATCCCCTCACCCCTAAGCAATCCTGGCCAAGAGTTTTGCCAATTCATTTTTTGCAGAATCAACGACGACATTGGCGTCAAAGAATAGGTGTTGAGAGCTTCTCACCACCGCCTCTCCATGAATAAAAACGTCGCGCACGTCTCGACCGCTGCAGGAGTATACGAGGGCCGAGTAGGGGCTTTCAACCGTAGCCACGCTGGGGTGGCTACGATCAACAATAACGATGTCGGCCAGTTTTCCAGCCTCTAGGGAGCCAAGGTCCTTTTCACGTCCAAGGGTTCGGGCCCCTGCCAGCGTAGCCATCTCAAAAGCCTGTTCCGCCGGCAAGCTTTCGGGGCCAAACTTAGGCTTTTGAAGGAGGGCCGCGAGTCTCATCTCCAAAAATGGGTCCATGGTGTTGTTACAGGGGGCTCCATCGGCGCCAAGGGAGACAGTCATTCCTGCTTCTAGATAGCGCGAAATCGGAGCGATGCCACTGGCAAGTTTAAGGTTTGAGCTTGGACAGTGCACGAGCTTCGTTTTGGTCCCCACCATTTTTCGAACTTCGCCTCCGGTCAGGTGAACGCCGTGAACGATGACCGACTGGGGGCTGAGGATGCCTAGGTCATAAAGAAAATCGACGTTACTGCGTCCCGTTCTCTTTTTTACCAGAGCAATCTCATCTTTGTTTTCCGAGGCATGAGTGTGAATCAACAGGTTGTGGTCTTTTTGCAGCTCGACCGAAGCGCGGAGAATTTTTTCTGTACAAGAAACCGCAAACCGTGGGCAAAGTGCGTATTCGGTTAGGGAGTTCTTCTGATGCCACATTTTGATAAGTCGTTCACACTCCTCAAGTGACTCTTTGGTTTCCATGTAAAGAGGACCTGAAGTGCTTTTTAGGTCGGCGAGGCAGTTGCCACCCCAGTAGCGCATTTTTGATTGAACGACGGCTTCAAAGATGGCGTCCGTATGACGGGTTGAGGCCATATCGAGGATCGCTGTCGTGCCCAGTCGTTGCATTTCCAGCAGGCCGACGACAGCAGAAGCATACATGGAATCATCGTTGTGAGAGGACTCAAAGGGCCAAATCTTCTTCTGCAACCAATCGAGAAGGGCCATGTCGTCGGCCAATCCGCGAAACAGCGCCTGGCAAAGGTGGGTGTGGGTTTGAATCAGTCCCGGGATAACAAAGCACCCATGGGCATCGATGACCTTCTCCCCGGGTAGGGGCTCAAGGTTAGTCTCAAGCTGCTGAATGGCCGGCCCGCTTAGGCGCAGGTCTCCCACGAAGACCCGGCGCCCTGGATCCATGGTCACCAGAGTTCCACCTCTGATAAGAGTGGAGGGAGCGGAATTCATAGTTCCTCGACAAAGGAGCGCAAGAATTGGCTAAACTGTGCCTCGACCATCTTAGCCGTCTCTTTGACCTCTTCATGTGTCAGAAGAGTTGGTGACAGGCCCGCCGCCAAGTTGGTGATGCAACTAACGCCCAGAACTTTTACTCCCATGTGGCGGGCAACGAGCGCCTCCGGAACGGTACTCATGCCAACAGCCCCCCCACCAATTTGGCCGAGGTAGCGAACTTCGGCCGGCGTTTCATAGGTGGGACCACTGACGCCGCAATAAACGCCCTCATGAAAAGAGACACCCATTTTATTCAGGATGGCAATGAGTTTGGCGCGCAATTCACGGTCATAGATTTCTGACATGTCGGGGAAGCGCGGCCCCCACTCGTCCACATTTTTCCCACGCAATGGATTGTAACCCATGAGATTGATGTGGTCGGTGAGAACCATAAAATCTCCCGGCTTCATTTTAGGAGAAAGTCCGCCAGCGGCGTTAGTAAGTACCAGTGATTCGATTCCCAAGTCGGCCAAGACGCGAGTAGGGAGGACGACGTCCTCGGGCGAGTGACCTTCATAGTAGTGAACCCGCCCTTGAAGAACGGCTACCGGGGAATCACCTAAATTTCCCAAAAGGAGTTTGCCTGGGTGCCCGTCAACTGTTGGGGGTGGAAAGTGGGGTAAGTCATTAAATGAAATCTCACACTCGACATCTATCGAAGAACCAAAGGCCGCCAGTCCCGAGCCAAGAGTGATCCCCACCCGGGGCTTAAAAGAAGATCTCTTGCGAATGTAA
It contains:
- a CDS encoding acyl-CoA carboxylase subunit beta — encoded protein: MEQVETDSLTATRLRQLEGKNEVALQGGGENRIGKHKEGGRLTARERLDVLLDPGSFVEIDRFVSHRCDNFGMGEKKIPGDGVVTGYGRVNGKLVYVYSQDFTVFGGSMSRTQANKICKVMDLAVKNGAPMIGLNDSGGARIQEGVEALGGYSDIFLRNVTTSGVVPQISAIMGPCAGGAVYSPSLTDFIFMVKESSYMFVTGPDVIKAVTHEDVTKEELGGASTHSTKSGVAHFATEDDRNCLLMIRELLNFLPSNNLDDAPILPTTDRPDRIDESLNSVIPDSSKKPYDMLDIIQKTVDEGYFLEIQKHYAQNILIGFGRYNGRSVGIVANQPKVLAGCLNIQASIKAARFVRFCDAFNIPILTFVDVPGFLPGTDQEWNGIITHGAKLLYAYAEATVPKITVVTRKSYGGAYCVMSSKHLRGDINLAYPTAEIAVMGADGAVNIISRQEIKDASDPVAEKARLTKQYEDAFANPYVAAELGYMDEVIEPAMTRKRIIDSLEMLKNKRDTNPPKKHGNIPL
- a CDS encoding amidohydrolase family protein yields the protein MNSAPSTLIRGGTLVTMDPGRRVFVGDLRLSGPAIQQLETNLEPLPGEKVIDAHGCFVIPGLIQTHTHLCQALFRGLADDMALLDWLQKKIWPFESSHNDDSMYASAVVGLLEMQRLGTTAILDMASTRHTDAIFEAVVQSKMRYWGGNCLADLKSTSGPLYMETKESLEECERLIKMWHQKNSLTEYALCPRFAVSCTEKILRASVELQKDHNLLIHTHASENKDEIALVKKRTGRSNVDFLYDLGILSPQSVIVHGVHLTGGEVRKMVGTKTKLVHCPSSNLKLASGIAPISRYLEAGMTVSLGADGAPCNNTMDPFLEMRLAALLQKPKFGPESLPAEQAFEMATLAGARTLGREKDLGSLEAGKLADIVIVDRSHPSVATVESPYSALVYSCSGRDVRDVFIHGEAVVRSSQHLFFDANVVVDSAKNELAKLLARIA
- a CDS encoding purine-nucleoside phosphorylase; translated protein: MSELKRVRETVDYIRKRSSFKPRVGITLGSGLAAFGSSIDVECEISFNDLPHFPPPTVDGHPGKLLLGNLGDSPVAVLQGRVHYYEGHSPEDVVLPTRVLADLGIESLVLTNAAGGLSPKMKPGDFMVLTDHINLMGYNPLRGKNVDEWGPRFPDMSEIYDRELRAKLIAILNKMGVSFHEGVYCGVSGPTYETPAEVRYLGQIGGGAVGMSTVPEALVARHMGVKVLGVSCITNLAAGLSPTLLTHEEVKETAKMVEAQFSQFLRSFVEEL
- a CDS encoding DUF523 domain-containing protein; its protein translation is MRGSTVTNTISIAVSSCLLGENVRYDGGNRKNGHVIDLQEQGFELIAVCPEVDIGLPTPREPIDLVFAPTQRPSARLRCDYRVDYSTRLRQAAYRFFGNHPNVCGFVFKSRSPSCGLHDTQAYDTARSPIGQGAGIFAEEVQLLKAGIPVIDDVLFNDIHHRQKFLKAVQSWSLSLP
- the accC gene encoding acetyl-CoA carboxylase biotin carboxylase subunit encodes the protein MFKRVLIANRGEIAIRVIRCCRELGIETIAVYSEADRNSAHVLLADRAYMIGPGPSKESYLVVDKIIDVAKECGADAIHPGYGFLSENADFARKVEEAGITFIGPTPDNIIAMGDKLSSRDLMIEAGVPTVPGSDGVIRDLDHAKSESERIGYPVMIKASAGGGGKGIRVAHGPDELASAFRACQFEGKNYFGDDRVFIERFIQNPKHIEIQVFGDKHGNVVHLFERECSVQRRNQKIIEESPSISVPQEVREEMGRVAVRAAETISYVGAGTVEFIFDNSTKEFFFMEMNTRLQVEHPITEMVTGVDLVQEQIFVAAGRKLSFKQEEITQKGHSIEVRICAEDPVNFTPCPGKIRRCRIPQGPFVRVDGYAYPGYEIPIYYDPMIAKLIVWGHSREECIRRLKRALAEFMLTGVKSNIVLHKNILDHPTFLDGTYTTQFIDKEIKGKRQRQLFMFVDEHVFLISAAISAYKDSKSRDISDFNLASRWKDVGRQKSLRV
- the asnS gene encoding asparagine--tRNA ligase produces the protein MKTYISDLKDHVGQTVELRGWVHNTRSSGKIKFLLLRDGTGICQCIYFRGECDPEAFEIFANLTQEACVKVTGTVREEKRSPGGFEMGATKLEILSPSVDYPITPKEHGTDYLMSHRHLWIRSRKQHAALRVRAEVIGAIRDFFDGRGFTLTDAPIFTPSACEGTSTLFETQYFDEKAYLSQSGQLYMEATAAAFGKVYCFGPTFRAEKSKTRRHLIEFWMVEPEVAFNDLYDNMELAEQFVEYIVQRTIKNRADELAVLERDTSGLAKVLAPFPRLHYDEAAQIIKKENPNFVIGDDFGGTDETIISSKHEKPVFVHHYPSAIKAFYMKEDPDQPGSSMSCDLLATDGYGEIIGGGQREDSLEILQRKIKEHDLDEKDFAWFLDLRRYGTFQHAGFGLGVERTVAWICGLSHVRETIPFPRLYGRHYP
- a CDS encoding S8 family serine peptidase; its protein translation is MDVTRAYIFVAQLVVVAAFTGCDKPRSGETVFPKTANECQATAVPGQYLVRWRNGHVTTEAGSSRAQFIDDFVEPQLEKIDFVEADQVVRVDAELESSSLYDYPDNWGTQRIDASVAWQKNVRGDNILVAVIDSGVDITHPNLAGRVYKNPGESGLDPSGKDKSSNGVDDDGNGFIDDVSGYDFVANSPHVYDNSFHGTHVSGIIAAEHSDIVHQTGHVQGVAPGATILPLTFIDATGGGTLGDAVRAIDYAVKMGAKIINASWGGAPCSQILGEKIASLANHNILFVAAAGNRSTNIDVDKEYPASYNYPAQITVGSTGNLDLMADHSNYGDSRVHLFAPGSRIVSTVPGGGYRSSTGTSMATPFVAGTAALIWSTRPQASASEIRQILLSTVKFDALYRNSSQGRLDIGHAIMSILP